The proteins below come from a single Rhodanobacter sp. LX-99 genomic window:
- a CDS encoding serine/threonine protein kinase, producing the protein MTADTPYASLTPDLVLDAVSACGLWPDGRLLALNSYENRVWQIGLEGSAPVIAKFYRPGRWSDAAIIEEHSFAQELADAELPVVAPLVFGGRTLLHHAGFRYALTPRRGGRAPELEAIDQLQWLGRLIARMHLIGARAPFAHRGQLDRETMVRQPMQAVLGSSLLPASLQTNYRAAAARLDAAIAARLEAIGPVRQLRLHGDCHPGNVLWTDAGPHFVDFDDARTGPAVQDLWMLANDARAMEAVLEGYQQFRDFDHAELALIPALRAMRQLHYAGWIAARWHDPAFPAAFPFAAESRWWEQHVADLHELADELE; encoded by the coding sequence ATGACAGCCGACACGCCGTACGCCAGCCTCACCCCCGACCTGGTGCTCGACGCGGTGAGCGCCTGCGGCCTGTGGCCGGACGGCCGCCTGCTGGCGCTGAACAGCTACGAGAACCGCGTGTGGCAGATCGGGCTGGAAGGCTCTGCGCCGGTAATCGCGAAGTTCTACCGGCCCGGCCGCTGGAGCGACGCGGCAATCATCGAGGAACACAGTTTCGCGCAGGAGCTGGCCGACGCCGAGCTGCCGGTGGTGGCGCCGCTCGTCTTTGGCGGCCGCACCCTGTTGCACCACGCCGGCTTTCGTTATGCCTTGACGCCGCGCCGCGGCGGTCGCGCGCCGGAGCTGGAAGCGATCGACCAACTGCAGTGGCTGGGCCGGCTGATCGCACGCATGCACCTGATCGGTGCGCGGGCGCCGTTTGCCCATCGCGGCCAGCTCGATCGCGAGACGATGGTGCGGCAGCCGATGCAGGCGGTACTCGGCTCGTCGCTGCTGCCGGCCTCGCTGCAGACGAACTACCGCGCCGCGGCGGCGCGGCTGGATGCGGCGATCGCCGCACGCCTGGAGGCCATCGGCCCGGTCCGGCAATTGCGCCTGCACGGCGACTGCCACCCGGGCAACGTGCTGTGGACCGACGCCGGCCCGCACTTCGTCGACTTCGACGACGCGCGCACCGGCCCGGCGGTGCAGGACCTGTGGATGCTGGCGAACGATGCGCGCGCGATGGAAGCCGTGCTCGAGGGCTACCAGCAGTTCCGCGATTTCGACCACGCCGAGCTGGCGCTGATTCCCGCATTGCGCGCGATGCGCCAGCTGCACTACGCCGGCTGGATCGCCGCGCGCTGGCACGACCCGGCGTTCCCCGCCGCCTTCCCGTTCGCCGCCGAATCGCGCTGGTGGGAACAGCATGTCGCCGACCTGCACGAACTGGCCGACGAGCTGGAATGA
- a CDS encoding hotdog fold thioesterase: protein MSLWKQPADPARLNGWSANTMMETLGIRITAVGDDWLQGTMPVDRRTHQPYGLLHGGASVALAETLGSTAAMLTLDPEKELAVGLDINANHIRGVRSGTVTGTAKALHIGRTTQVWEIRIENEEGALVCISRITMAVIPARGMGVR from the coding sequence ATGAGCCTCTGGAAGCAACCCGCCGACCCCGCCCGCCTCAACGGCTGGAGCGCCAACACCATGATGGAGACGCTGGGCATCCGCATCACCGCGGTCGGCGACGACTGGCTGCAGGGCACCATGCCGGTCGACCGGCGCACCCACCAGCCGTACGGCCTGCTGCACGGCGGCGCCTCGGTGGCGCTGGCCGAGACCCTGGGCAGCACCGCGGCGATGCTCACGCTGGACCCCGAGAAGGAACTGGCGGTGGGCCTGGACATCAACGCGAACCACATCCGCGGCGTGCGCAGCGGCACGGTGACCGGCACTGCGAAAGCGCTGCACATCGGCCGCACCACCCAGGTGTGGGAGATCCGCATCGAGAACGAAGAGGGCGCGCTGGTGTGCATCTCGCGCATCACCATGGCGGTGATCCCGGCGCGCGGCATGGGCGTGCGTTGA
- a CDS encoding 2Fe-2S iron-sulfur cluster-binding protein, whose product MFTVTLKSTGRQFPVAPGETVLEAAQRAGVALPYSCRAGVCGSCKATLLEGRCEYPRNPPLALNASALAQHAVLLCQAVPASDLLLEAREVASVEDIARRQLGVVVADKWRLAADVTGLRLQPDRSERRLRRLPGQYLDVLLENGKRRPFSIANRPQPDGTVELHVRHVAGGGFTSWVDDGLEVGDRLRVEGPLGTFVPREDSERPMIFMAGGTGFAPVKAIVEHFIALGTRRRMQLYWGARSAADLYLRALAEHWAREVPNLAFHAVVSDPERADGLRTGLVHEAVLADQPDLSGHDLYMSGPPAMIDAGHQLFLDAGLPEERLYYDSFEYAPDVLAAIIAGRAGIHDRREVSEEE is encoded by the coding sequence GTGTTCACCGTTACCCTCAAATCTACTGGCCGCCAGTTTCCGGTGGCCCCCGGCGAAACCGTGCTGGAAGCGGCGCAACGCGCGGGCGTGGCGTTGCCGTATTCCTGTCGCGCCGGTGTCTGCGGCAGCTGCAAGGCGACCCTGCTGGAAGGGCGCTGCGAGTACCCGCGCAACCCGCCACTGGCACTGAACGCCAGCGCGCTGGCCCAGCACGCGGTGCTGCTGTGCCAGGCCGTGCCGGCCAGCGACCTGCTGCTGGAGGCGCGCGAGGTCGCCTCGGTGGAGGACATCGCTCGGCGCCAGCTCGGCGTGGTGGTGGCCGACAAGTGGCGGCTGGCGGCGGACGTGACCGGCCTGCGCCTGCAGCCCGATCGCAGCGAGCGCCGGCTGCGGCGGCTGCCGGGCCAGTACCTGGACGTGTTGCTGGAGAATGGCAAACGCCGGCCGTTCTCGATTGCCAATCGCCCGCAGCCGGACGGCACGGTCGAACTGCACGTGCGCCATGTTGCCGGTGGCGGCTTCACCTCATGGGTCGACGATGGGCTCGAGGTCGGCGACCGCCTGCGCGTCGAGGGGCCGCTGGGCACCTTCGTGCCGCGCGAGGATTCCGAGCGGCCGATGATCTTCATGGCCGGCGGCACCGGCTTCGCCCCGGTCAAGGCGATCGTCGAGCACTTCATCGCGCTGGGCACGCGCCGGCGGATGCAGTTGTACTGGGGCGCACGCAGCGCGGCGGACCTGTACCTGCGCGCGCTGGCCGAACACTGGGCGCGTGAAGTGCCGAACCTCGCATTCCATGCGGTGGTGTCCGACCCGGAGCGCGCCGACGGCCTGCGCACGGGGCTGGTGCACGAAGCGGTGCTGGCGGACCAACCCGACCTGTCCGGCCACGACCTGTACATGAGCGGCCCGCCGGCGATGATCGACGCCGGGCATCAGTTGTTCCTCGACGCCGGGTTGCCGGAAGAGCGGCTGTACTACGACTCGTTCGAATACGCGCCGGACGTGCTGGCGGCGATCATCGCCGGGCGCGCCGGCATCCACGACCGCAGAGAAGTGAGTGAAGAGGAGTGA
- a CDS encoding rhodanese-like domain-containing protein — protein sequence MNDFLHKLPEFIGNHVALSALFAVLLVALIVMQLSTLFSKIKELSPTGLTQLINRESPLLIDLSAIAEFEKMHVPGAKHVAMSQFDPEHKDLAKAKELPVVVMDKDGRGNSLKAAQRLVKAGFVKVYTLGGGVLAWHAAQLPVAKGSK from the coding sequence ATGAACGATTTCCTGCACAAGCTGCCCGAATTTATCGGCAACCATGTGGCCTTGTCGGCCCTGTTCGCGGTCCTGCTGGTGGCGTTGATCGTCATGCAGCTCAGCACCCTGTTCAGCAAGATCAAGGAATTGAGTCCGACCGGCCTGACCCAGCTGATCAACCGCGAAAGCCCGCTGCTGATCGACCTGTCGGCCATCGCCGAGTTCGAGAAGATGCACGTGCCCGGCGCGAAGCACGTGGCGATGAGCCAGTTCGACCCGGAACACAAGGACCTGGCCAAGGCGAAGGAGCTGCCGGTGGTGGTGATGGACAAGGACGGCCGCGGCAATTCGCTGAAGGCCGCGCAGCGGCTGGTCAAGGCCGGCTTCGTCAAGGTCTATACGCTGGGCGGCGGCGTGCTGGCATGGCACGCGGCGCAGCTGCCGGTCGCCAAGGGCTCCAAATAG